From Candidatus Manganitrophus morganii, the proteins below share one genomic window:
- the gltX gene encoding glutamate--tRNA ligase, producing the protein MSSDVRVRFAPSPTGYLHIGGARTALFNWLFARHHGGKFFLRIEDTDRSRSTDEAIEAIIDGMRWFGLDWDKWEGSDKDPIRQTDRFDLYRQKVRELLDRGLAYRCYCTAEELDARRKEAMAQGKVPRYDGRCRLLTAPIPGKEAAIRFKASSEGEIVIDDMVKGKVVFDASTVDDLIILRSDETPTYNFCVVVDDVDMQISHVIRGDDHLNNTPRQIQLYQALGYPLPRFGHVSMILGPDKARLSKRHGATAIQQYREEGYLPEAMVNYLVRLGWSHKDQEIFSLPELIEKFSIEQVGASAAVFNPEKLIWLNAHYIKTGDPKRLAQLLLPHLERLGVPAGQIDMARLEQIVVALRERTRTLKEMAESAVYFFTDEITVDEKAQKVLTPEALPILKAVRDRLAGTPFEHAPLEEAFRSISETLALKLAQIAQPVRAAVTGKTVSPGIFDVLIILGKEKSLKRLDRQVAQFTAK; encoded by the coding sequence ATGTCGTCCGACGTTCGCGTCCGCTTCGCCCCCAGCCCCACCGGCTACCTTCACATCGGCGGGGCCCGGACCGCTCTTTTCAACTGGCTCTTTGCCCGCCATCATGGCGGAAAGTTCTTCCTCCGGATCGAAGATACCGACCGCTCCCGATCGACCGATGAGGCGATCGAGGCGATCATCGACGGGATGCGCTGGTTCGGTCTCGATTGGGACAAATGGGAAGGCTCGGACAAAGATCCGATCCGGCAGACCGACCGGTTTGATCTCTATCGACAGAAGGTCCGGGAGCTGCTCGACCGCGGTCTGGCCTACCGCTGCTACTGCACCGCCGAAGAGCTCGACGCGCGACGAAAAGAGGCGATGGCCCAAGGAAAAGTCCCCCGTTACGACGGCCGCTGCCGCCTGCTGACCGCACCGATCCCGGGGAAGGAAGCCGCCATCCGGTTTAAGGCCTCCTCCGAGGGGGAAATCGTCATCGACGATATGGTCAAGGGGAAGGTCGTCTTCGACGCCAGCACCGTGGACGATCTGATCATTCTCCGATCGGACGAGACGCCGACCTACAACTTCTGTGTGGTGGTCGACGACGTCGACATGCAGATCTCCCACGTGATCCGGGGGGACGACCATCTGAACAACACCCCGCGGCAGATTCAGCTTTATCAGGCGCTCGGTTATCCCCTCCCGCGCTTCGGGCATGTTTCCATGATCCTCGGCCCCGACAAGGCACGCCTCTCCAAGCGCCATGGGGCGACCGCCATTCAGCAGTATCGCGAAGAAGGATATCTTCCGGAGGCGATGGTCAACTACCTCGTCCGTCTCGGCTGGTCCCACAAAGACCAGGAGATCTTCTCTCTGCCGGAGCTGATTGAAAAGTTCTCGATCGAGCAGGTCGGCGCTTCGGCCGCGGTCTTTAATCCCGAGAAGCTGATCTGGCTGAATGCACACTATATTAAGACCGGCGATCCGAAGCGGCTCGCGCAGCTTCTCCTCCCGCACCTGGAGCGGCTCGGCGTCCCTGCCGGCCAGATCGATATGGCTCGACTGGAGCAGATCGTCGTCGCACTGCGCGAGCGGACCCGGACGTTGAAGGAAATGGCGGAGTCGGCCGTTTATTTCTTTACGGATGAGATCACGGTCGATGAAAAAGCCCAGAAGGTTCTGACCCCGGAAGCCCTTCCAATCCTGAAGGCGGTTCGCGATCGGCTGGCGGGAACGCCGTTTGAGCACGCGCCTCTGGAAGAAGCCTTTCGATCGATCAGTGAAACACTGGCATTGAAGCTGGCCCAGATCGCTCAGCCGGTTCGCGCCGCGGTCACCGGGAAAACGGTGAGCCCGGGCATTTTTGATGTGCTGATAATTCTCGGAAAAGAAAAATCACTAAAGCGATTAGACCGACAGGTGGCTCAATTCACCGCAAAATAG
- the larE gene encoding ATP-dependent sacrificial sulfur transferase LarE, which translates to MRDSQPAYDRLFQILHEMESVAVAYSGGVDSALVAKVAHDALPETAVAVTSISPTFPSSQLEEAKQVAAAIGIRQIFVQSDELEIPGYAENNTNRCYLCKDDLYTLLTDVAERERLRTIVDGTHLDDLTDIRPGLKAARERGVRSPLVEAGLDKEGVRSLSRELGLPTWDKPASACLSSRFPHGTPITYERLKQVEESEEVLRRTGFRQFRVRYHGETARIEIAVEEFPALLDAERREGLVAQIQACGFKWVTLDLAGYRPGGAARPNGNVILLHRSDDQK; encoded by the coding sequence GTGAGGGACTCGCAACCTGCATACGATCGTCTCTTTCAAATTCTCCACGAGATGGAATCGGTTGCCGTCGCCTACTCCGGCGGGGTCGACTCCGCCCTCGTTGCGAAGGTTGCTCATGACGCCCTCCCGGAGACCGCCGTCGCCGTCACCTCGATCTCCCCAACCTTTCCCTCGTCTCAACTGGAAGAGGCCAAGCAGGTCGCGGCCGCCATCGGCATTCGCCAGATCTTCGTTCAATCCGACGAGCTCGAAATTCCCGGCTATGCCGAGAATAATACAAACCGCTGCTACCTCTGTAAGGACGACCTCTACACCCTCCTGACCGACGTCGCTGAAAGAGAACGCCTCCGGACCATCGTGGATGGAACCCATCTCGACGATCTGACCGATATCCGTCCCGGCCTCAAGGCCGCGCGGGAACGGGGGGTCCGCAGTCCCTTGGTCGAGGCGGGGTTGGACAAGGAGGGGGTCCGGTCGCTCTCGCGGGAGTTGGGGCTCCCGACCTGGGACAAGCCGGCCTCCGCCTGCCTCTCCTCGCGATTTCCGCACGGAACGCCGATCACCTACGAACGTCTCAAACAGGTGGAGGAATCGGAAGAGGTTCTTCGCCGGACCGGATTTCGGCAGTTCCGTGTCCGCTACCATGGCGAGACAGCCCGGATCGAAATCGCGGTCGAAGAATTCCCGGCCCTTCTCGATGCCGAGCGGAGGGAAGGGTTGGTCGCGCAGATTCAAGCCTGCGGGTTCAAATGGGTCACCCTCGATCTCGCCGGCTATCGACCGGGAGGCGCCGCTCGGCCGAACGGAAATGTGATCCTGCTGCACCGGTCCGATGATCAGAAATAG
- a CDS encoding insulinase family protein, whose protein sequence is MSYSGKPALFPGPLVRLILLLFLVSIFTSVVPASAAEIKPKRLVLENGITLLILERPSLPIVSVEALIRAGSLYDPNDKAGLANLTASLLDEGTKKRSATQIADAVDFIGANLAASASEDYMTASLRVIKKEVDTGFDLLSDILINPAFDPKEVERVRKNILGSILSEKDQPQTIADRAFRSIIFGEHPYQHPVIGREETVPNITREEIAAFHHTYYAPNNLILSIVGDVTEREAVALAKKYFGKWERKQIIFPRIGPPSPVQARKMELIDKELSQASVILGHVGIERGNPDYYAVTVMNYILGGGGFSSRMMTDIRDNKGLVYSIYSLFDANRFPGEFAVNLQTKSKSANEAIEGVLAEIQKIRSAPVTETELAEAKAYLVGSFPLRMETTARLASLLSAIEYYQLGLDYFEKYPSYIKKVTQDDILRVAKRYLDPEHYALVVVAKQSEANVKEPPAPPPVESGAGAMKNAPEPEGGIRTSDPPLINIPESKEGAAR, encoded by the coding sequence ATGAGTTATTCCGGAAAGCCGGCCCTCTTCCCGGGGCCTCTTGTTCGTTTGATCCTCCTTCTTTTTCTCGTTTCCATTTTCACATCGGTCGTCCCCGCTTCCGCCGCGGAGATCAAACCAAAGCGGCTGGTTTTGGAAAATGGGATCACCCTTTTGATCCTGGAGCGCCCTTCCCTCCCGATCGTCAGCGTCGAGGCGCTGATTCGGGCCGGCTCCCTCTATGATCCGAACGACAAGGCCGGCCTCGCCAACCTGACCGCCTCGCTCCTCGATGAAGGGACCAAGAAGCGGAGCGCAACCCAAATCGCCGATGCGGTCGATTTCATCGGGGCCAACCTCGCAGCCAGCGCCAGCGAAGATTATATGACCGCCAGTCTCCGGGTCATCAAGAAGGAGGTGGATACCGGGTTCGATCTCTTGTCCGACATCCTCATCAACCCCGCTTTCGATCCGAAAGAGGTGGAGCGGGTTCGAAAAAATATCCTCGGCAGCATCCTCTCGGAAAAAGACCAACCCCAGACGATCGCCGACCGGGCCTTCCGAAGCATCATCTTCGGCGAGCACCCCTATCAACATCCGGTGATCGGCCGGGAGGAGACGGTTCCGAACATCACACGCGAAGAGATCGCCGCCTTCCATCATACTTATTATGCCCCGAACAATCTGATCCTCTCGATCGTCGGCGACGTCACAGAGAGGGAAGCGGTGGCGCTCGCCAAAAAGTATTTCGGGAAGTGGGAACGAAAGCAGATCATTTTTCCGAGAATCGGCCCTCCCTCCCCCGTTCAGGCGAGAAAAATGGAGCTGATCGACAAGGAGCTGTCCCAGGCAAGCGTCATCCTCGGCCACGTCGGCATCGAGCGGGGAAATCCCGACTATTACGCCGTTACGGTGATGAATTACATTCTCGGCGGCGGCGGATTCTCTTCGCGGATGATGACCGATATCCGGGACAACAAAGGTCTCGTCTACTCGATTTACTCCCTCTTCGACGCCAACCGGTTTCCCGGCGAATTCGCCGTAAACCTTCAGACCAAATCGAAGAGCGCCAACGAGGCGATTGAGGGGGTTCTGGCCGAGATTCAGAAAATCCGGAGCGCGCCGGTCACCGAAACGGAGCTCGCCGAAGCAAAGGCCTACCTGGTCGGAAGTTTCCCGCTGCGGATGGAGACCACAGCGCGCCTCGCCTCGCTCCTCTCCGCCATCGAGTACTATCAACTCGGGCTCGACTACTTCGAAAAGTACCCGAGCTATATCAAGAAGGTCACTCAAGACGACATCCTGCGGGTCGCCAAGAGGTATCTCGACCCGGAACACTACGCGCTGGTCGTCGTCGCGAAGCAGAGCGAAGCGAACGTGAAGGAGCCTCCCGCTCCTCCGCCGGTGGAATCGGGGGCGGGGGCGATGAAAAACGCCCCTGAACCGGAGGGGGGAATCCGAACAAGCGACCCGCCGCTGATCAACATCCCCGAGAGCAAAGAGGGAGCGGCCCGGTGA